The genomic stretch GTTTGATTGATGCGCGACGAAGTAACCCTTTCCAATGGTGCACCAACTGCCGGGCGCGATGCTTCGCGGCCGGGGTACAGCGCCACTTTGGGCCGGGTAGAGACGTATTTCGACAAGACCGCGACCCGCACTTGGGAGCGGCTGACCTCTGACGCGCCGGTTTCGAAAATCCGCCAGACAGTCCGGCAGGGCCGGGACCGGATGCGCGATCTGATGCTGAGCCGCCTGCCCGCCGATCTGACGGGCCACCGCGTGCTCGATGCAGGCTGCGGTGCCGGGCAGATGACGATTGAGCTGGCCGCGCGAGGTGCCGAGGTGCTTGCCACCGATATCTCCCCCTCGCTGGTCCAGATCGCCGAGGCGCGCCTGCCCGAAGCTTTGCGCAAACAGGTCACCTTCACCTCTGGCGACATGCTTTGTCATACGCTGGGCCAGTTTGATCATGTGATCGCGATGGACAGCCTGATTTATTACGATGCCAACGACATCGGGCGCGCCCTTGCGGCCCTTGAGACACGCACCGGCGGGTCGATCGTGTTTACCGTCGCACCACGCACCAAGGCCCTGATGGCCATGTGGTACGCGGGCAAACTCTTTCCCCGGTCTGACCGCAGCCCGGTGATGATCCCCCATGACGCAGGCAAACTGGCGCAGGCTGCCAGCACGCAAGGCGTGTTGGGGCAGGTCAAACCCATCGAACGCGTCACATCCGGGTTTTACATCTCTCAACTGATGGAGCTGCGCGCATGAATGTGGCCGGTCTGAAACGCCTGTCGCTCAAAGCGATGCCCTTTGCCGATGCGGCGAGTGACGGATTGCCCTTGCCGCAATTGCTGCGC from Roseobacter litoralis Och 149 encodes the following:
- the bchM gene encoding magnesium protoporphyrin IX methyltransferase, whose protein sequence is MRDEVTLSNGAPTAGRDASRPGYSATLGRVETYFDKTATRTWERLTSDAPVSKIRQTVRQGRDRMRDLMLSRLPADLTGHRVLDAGCGAGQMTIELAARGAEVLATDISPSLVQIAEARLPEALRKQVTFTSGDMLCHTLGQFDHVIAMDSLIYYDANDIGRALAALETRTGGSIVFTVAPRTKALMAMWYAGKLFPRSDRSPVMIPHDAGKLAQAASTQGVLGQVKPIERVTSGFYISQLMELRA